A single window of Microbispora hainanensis DNA harbors:
- a CDS encoding class I SAM-dependent methyltransferase has protein sequence MNERIADSHRVFDRVSEEYDAARPHYPEALYVALENLSGVRLAGATVIDVGAGTGISTRGLLDRGARVVAVDRGERMLARLRARTACPALLADGNDLPFRAGVADLVTYAQAWHWLDPALSVAEAVRVIADGGAIAGWWNSVDPGKADWLAANQVRLAESCPGYIGPVLPGWSMPPIAAAMSDAGLAVADTWVGWTRSVRLEDFLTDLRSHSYMASMDGDVVTELLARERAELGRVFPDGRLTVPMRVYLAVGRRG, from the coding sequence ATGAACGAGCGGATCGCGGACAGCCACCGGGTCTTCGACCGCGTCTCGGAGGAGTACGACGCGGCGAGGCCGCACTATCCCGAGGCCCTCTACGTCGCGCTGGAGAACCTGTCGGGGGTCCGGCTCGCGGGGGCGACCGTGATCGACGTTGGGGCGGGCACCGGCATCTCGACCCGGGGGCTGCTCGACCGCGGCGCCCGGGTCGTCGCCGTCGACCGCGGCGAGCGGATGCTGGCCCGGTTGCGCGCCCGCACGGCCTGCCCGGCCCTGCTCGCCGACGGGAACGACCTGCCCTTCCGCGCGGGCGTGGCCGACCTCGTGACGTACGCCCAGGCGTGGCACTGGCTCGACCCTGCCCTGTCGGTGGCCGAGGCCGTACGCGTGATCGCGGACGGCGGCGCGATCGCGGGCTGGTGGAACAGCGTGGATCCCGGCAAGGCCGACTGGCTGGCGGCCAACCAGGTGCGGCTCGCCGAGTCGTGCCCCGGCTACATCGGGCCCGTGCTGCCCGGGTGGAGCATGCCGCCGATCGCCGCGGCCATGTCCGACGCCGGTCTCGCCGTGGCCGACACCTGGGTCGGCTGGACCAGGTCGGTGCGGCTGGAGGACTTCCTGACCGACCTGCGCTCCCACTCGTACATGGCGAGTATGGACGGAGACGTGGTGACGGAGCTGCTCGCCAGGGAGCGTGCCGAGCTCGGCCGGGTGTTTCCCGACGGGCGGCTGACCGTCCCGATGCGCGTGTATCTTGCGGTGGGCCGCAGGGGCTGA
- a CDS encoding sugar phosphate isomerase/epimerase family protein encodes MSDIRVPSGKVALSTASVYPERTPDAFELAARLGYDGVEIMVGQDPVSQDVEVLERLRDHYEIPILAVHAPCLLVTQRVWGRDPWLKLRRAREAAERLGAQTVVVHPPFRWQRDYARDFERGLARMREETDVVFAVENMFPLRARGNEVVPYAPDWNPIDYDFPQVTLDLSHTAVSGSDAMEMATKLGDRLAHLHLADGVGTTNKDEHLVPGRGSQPCGPILERLAGNGYQGLVVLEINTRKAASRSERIEDLTEALAFARLHFAASSTAS; translated from the coding sequence ATGAGTGACATCCGCGTGCCCAGCGGCAAGGTGGCGCTGTCGACGGCGTCGGTGTACCCGGAGCGGACGCCGGACGCCTTCGAACTTGCCGCCCGGCTCGGGTACGACGGCGTAGAGATCATGGTGGGACAGGACCCGGTCAGCCAGGACGTCGAGGTCCTCGAACGGCTGCGCGACCACTATGAGATCCCGATCCTGGCGGTGCACGCGCCCTGCCTGCTGGTGACCCAGCGGGTGTGGGGCCGCGACCCGTGGCTGAAGCTGCGCAGGGCCCGCGAGGCGGCCGAGCGGCTGGGCGCGCAGACGGTCGTCGTGCATCCGCCCTTCCGGTGGCAGCGCGACTACGCCAGGGACTTCGAGAGGGGCCTGGCCCGGATGCGCGAGGAGACGGACGTCGTCTTCGCGGTGGAGAACATGTTCCCGTTGCGGGCCAGGGGCAACGAGGTCGTGCCGTACGCGCCGGACTGGAACCCCATCGACTACGACTTCCCCCAGGTGACGCTCGACCTGTCGCATACGGCGGTGTCCGGGTCCGACGCGATGGAGATGGCGACCAAGCTGGGCGACCGGCTGGCCCACCTGCACCTGGCCGACGGGGTGGGCACCACCAACAAGGACGAGCACCTGGTGCCCGGCCGGGGGTCGCAGCCCTGCGGGCCGATCCTGGAACGCCTCGCCGGCAACGGTTATCAGGGCCTTGTCGTGCTGGAGATCAACACGCGCAAGGCCGCCAGCCGCAGCGAGCGGATCGAGGACCTGACCGAGGCCCTCGCCTTCGCGCGGCTCCACTTCGCCGCCTCCTCCACGGCCTCATGA
- a CDS encoding class I SAM-dependent methyltransferase has translation MARIVSGAVPSPNIWNTPQIYELENLAVGPAGAAEAAMRAVRPWDGATVVEIGCGSGFHLPALAASAGRVVGVEPHGGLAAQAAARCASLPNVSVRTGTAQALPLPDASADVAIARWAYFFGPGCEPGLRELGRVLRRGGAAFVVDVDAARGAFGRWFRRSLPSYSPEAVERFWSRQGWRREELDLRMTFRSRADLEAVLRIEFTPEVAAEALREVEGLEIGYPNVLRWREF, from the coding sequence ATGGCACGGATCGTGAGCGGAGCCGTACCCAGTCCGAACATCTGGAACACTCCCCAGATCTACGAGCTGGAGAACCTCGCCGTCGGGCCGGCGGGCGCGGCCGAGGCCGCGATGCGGGCCGTACGGCCGTGGGACGGCGCGACCGTGGTCGAGATCGGCTGTGGCAGCGGCTTCCACCTGCCCGCGCTCGCCGCGTCCGCCGGGCGGGTCGTGGGCGTCGAGCCGCACGGCGGCCTGGCCGCGCAGGCCGCCGCACGCTGCGCGTCGCTGCCCAACGTCTCGGTGCGTACGGGCACCGCGCAGGCGCTGCCCCTTCCCGACGCGTCGGCCGACGTGGCGATCGCCCGGTGGGCGTACTTCTTCGGGCCCGGCTGCGAACCCGGCCTGCGCGAGCTGGGGCGGGTGCTGCGCCGGGGCGGCGCGGCCTTCGTCGTGGACGTGGACGCCGCGCGCGGGGCGTTCGGCCGCTGGTTCCGCCGCTCGCTGCCGTCGTACTCCCCCGAGGCCGTAGAGCGCTTCTGGTCCCGGCAGGGCTGGCGGCGCGAGGAGCTCGACCTGCGGATGACGTTCCGTTCCCGGGCCGACCTGGAGGCGGTGCTGCGCATCGAGTTCACGCCCGAGGTGGCCGCCGAGGCGCTGCGCGAGGTCGAGGGCCTGGAGATCGGCTATCCGAACGTC